A region of the Sodalis ligni genome:
CAGGCAGACCAGCACATGCGGCCATCGTCACCGGCTTGTCCAACCCTGCGGCCGTCAGGCACTTATTTGATGCCATATTACGGACCTCCGTACCAACACCTTGAAAAGCTTTCCATTGCTGTTTTGTGTCATTAAAGTCACAGGCAGCGGTCACAGGGACTTTACCACCGTCATCAGACAGACACTGACCGCTTTTCAGTACGATGTAATGAAAATTATTTTTACAGGGCTGGCTTTCGCCACGGAATCGCAAGCTAATAAACTGGGTTTACCCTGGTCATTCTCATCCAAACAGTTACGGCCATTTGCAATATTAAGATGACCAGATACTGTTTCAGTCGTCACCGTCACTACTTTGGCCCTTGGATATCTTCCTGTGAAACTGCTGCAATCGAAGAGAACGATAC
Encoded here:
- a CDS encoding ricin-type beta-trefoil lectin domain protein translates to MTAACDFNDTKQQWKAFQGVGTEVRNMASNKCLTAAGLDKPVTMAACAGLPAQNWTLPQ